One Diadema setosum chromosome 8, eeDiaSeto1, whole genome shotgun sequence genomic window carries:
- the LOC140231444 gene encoding intraflagellar transport protein 27 homolog, translating into MPVTLRAKCLIVGDSAVGKSALTQVFHSDGSHFPKAYSMTVGVELCVKNINIPETNDSVELYIYDVAGKEMFSDYVQQTWDHPSVMMVVMDVTNETSFSSCNRWIERVKAKAGQHIPGVFVANKIDLDNRRVIMKEKAQEMANSKGLEYFECSAREQDNVEAPFYYLANAFYKLYHERLEVMKTIAS; encoded by the exons ATGCCGGTTACTCTTCGAGCAAAATGTCTCATAGTTG GGGACTCTGCAGTTGGCAAGAGTGCTTTGACCCAAGTCTTTCACAGCGATGGGTCACACTTTCCCAAGGCATACTCTATG ACTGTTGGAGTCGAGCTGTGTGTGAAGAACATCAACATTCCAGAGACCAATGACAGCGTG GAATTGTACATCTACGATGTGGCAGGCAAGGAGATGTTCTCAGACTATGTGCAGCAAACT TGGGATCACCCATctgtgatgatggtggtgatggacGTAACCAATGAAACAAGCTTCAGTAGCTGCAACCGGTGGATTGAAAGAGTTAAAGCCAAAGCTGGCCAGCACATACCAG GTGTGTTTGTGGCCAACAAGATTGACTTGGACAACAGAAGGGTGATTATGAAGGAGAAAGCCCAGGAGATGGCCAACAGCAAAGGACTGGAGTACTTTGAATGTTCAGCA AGAGAGCAGGATAATGTGGAGGCGCCCTTCTACTATCTGGCCAATGCTTTCTACAAACTCTACCATGAGCGGCTGGAGGTCATGAAGACAATTGCGTCGTGA